The proteins below are encoded in one region of Apium graveolens cultivar Ventura chromosome 4, ASM990537v1, whole genome shotgun sequence:
- the LOC141720504 gene encoding uncharacterized protein LOC141720504, whose product MSSSDLTISQQPKSSSDEAATSKVEEGKQTQVNKSSSQDHPTCQQLKSSSNQTTPSKVEEDKQAQVVDDVANKSVSQDPSHSSNVIPDPKHHKDAEDVHHVDNQSDQKKVVELPQQSGESIGQEKDAKTAGGVNNSVSRNDMTPGEEDKQTSNLVDGGANESVSAKQVDEITADTNQEDGDNADDSPEQKQVDADDVSAISLSRAHNTADENKSGPATDDALILLVQRELEYINETARILEDYGEICHQSLHGSKEKIAQLNVSLNDALYNEEVTDDVGRDKRIRDVQKEIRIFKKHLRKLKLIIPPKFKVNKDDIPELRKYLSESTQNVKLYTSDNKQILGKLDLFKEKLNHEYKSAFKDFELQYNELDCRMKLCLLCFSAIPEHEVIKKRLMVYWWIGEGFIIPENTEEKKQDLEQSSTQKKKDLEQLGAKTFDDLLKKHFIYSADGKDSQEVDNCKMLPFVRWAVIYLAQRAKFFEFDHDGSPTEDYSSCFRACLSGNGLDTQKAPDLEKLHMLLNVNEAILELKPEWLLKMRNISILCLGRWQAASEHHIEVEDTKFLQGLKNMIHLRYLSLQGISRITELPNSVSCLTKLTMLDLRACHNLEIIPRDIGLLKMLTYLDLSECYLLTKMPRGLAKLVNLVVLKGFLVVEDPKKEKICTLEDLTKLKKLRKLSIFTGVEAFPGPKDLSSFRNFEELEKLKIVWGGKKAIKGQLVTGETKFGGGATTGVSSLETSKEIPRKLKVIAKSKKSSRKSVTELDSSKLGLPLKLQKLDLQCYPLESAPEWLKPKKLEELKKLYIRGGKLRDLNLTNDNWEVEPWNVETLRLKYLTGLGMNWTELLELFPRLVYLEKVRCTKLTLFPCNDKGVWINKEKHPKKVQEQVLASSTSTVPST is encoded by the coding sequence ATGTCATCGTCGGATCTAACTATATCTCAGCAGCCAAAGTCATCTTCCGACGAGGCGGCTACATCTAAAGTTGAGGAAGGCAAGCAAACGCAAGTCAACAAGTCCAGCTCTCAGGATCACCCTACTTGTCAGCAGCTAAAGTCATCTTCCAATCAAACAACTCCATCTAAAGTTGAGGAAGACAAGCAAGCACAAGTCGTTGACGATGTTGCCAACAAGTCCGTCTCTCAGGATCCTTCACATTCAAGCAATGTCATTCCAGATCCAAAACACCACAAAGATGCAGAAGATGTTCATCATGTAGATAATCAAAGTGACCAGAAAAAAGTTGTCGAATTACCTCAACAATCGGGTGAAAGCATTGGTCAGGAAAAAGATGCTAAGACAGCAGGCGGTGTCAACAATTCAGTCTCTCGAAACGATATGACTCCTGGAGAAGAAGATAAGCAAACAAGTAATCTAGTTGATGGCGGTGCTAATGAATCAGTTTCTGCTAAACAGGTGGACGAAATCACTGCTGATACAAATCAGGAAGACGGTGATAATGCTGATGATTCACCTGAGCAAAAACAAGTGGATGCTGATGATGTATCAGCTATTTCACTTTCAAGAGCTCATAATACTGCAGATGAAAATAAGTCTGGACCTGCCACTGACGATGCCTTGATATTGTTGGTTCAACGCGAACTGGAGTACATAAATGAGACGGCTAGAATCCTGGAAGATTACGGAGAGATCTGTCATCAGAGTTTGCATGGTTCCAAAGAAAAGATTGCTCAGCTTAATGTTAGCTTGAATGATGCACTTTATAATGAGGAAGTCACCGATGATGTAGGTCGTGACAAACGAATTAGAGATGTTCAGAAAGAAATTCGTATCTTCAAAAAGCATCTCAGGAAATTGAAGCTTATTATACCTCCCAAATTCAAAGTTAATAAGGATGATATACCGGAGCTGAGAAAGTACCTGAGTGAGTCAACACAGAATGTGAAGCTATATACCAGTGATAATAAGCAGATTTTGGGGAAATTGGATCTGTTCAAGGAGAAACTGAATCATGAGTACAAATCCGCTTTCAAAGATTTCGAGTTGCAGTATAATGAGCTTGATTGTAGGATGAAATTGTGCTTGCTTTGTTTTTCAGCAATCCCggaacatgaggtgattaaaaAGAGGCTTATGGTTTACTGGTGGATTGGGGAAGGTTTTATAATTCCAGAAAATACGGAAGAGAAAAAACAAGATTTGGAGCAATCAAGTACCCAGAAAAAAAAAGATTTGGAGCAATTGGGAGCTAAAACTTTTGATGATCTTCTAAAGAAGCATTTCATATATTCTGCAGACGGTAAGGATAGTCAGGAAGTTGATAATTGTAAAATGTTGCCTTTTGTGCGCTGGGCTGTAATATATTTGGCGCAGAGAGCTAAATTTTTTGAGTTTGATCATGATGGTAGCCCAACAGAAGACTATTCTTCTTGTTTTAGGGCATGTTTATCTGGCAATGGGTTAGATACTCAAAAGGCTCCTGATCTTGAGAAACTTCATATGTTGTTAAATGTTAATGAAGCTATTCTTGAGTTAAAGCCCGAGTGGCTTTTGAAAATGAGAAATATCAGTATACTATGTTTGGGAAGGTGGCAAGCTGCATCCGAGCATCACATTGAAGTTGAAGATACTAAATTCTTGCAAGGTTTGAAAAATATGATACATTTGAGGTATCTTAGTCTTCAAGGGATTTCGAGAATCACTGAGCTTCCTAATTCAGTTTCGTGTTTGACTAAGCTGACTATGCTTGACTTAAGGGCTTGTCACAATCTTGAGATCATTCCTCGTGATATCGGCTTGCTCAAGATGCTCACCTACTTGGACTTGTCTGAGTGCTACCTTCTAACAAAGATGCCTAGAGGGCTAGCAAAGCTTGTGAATCTCGTTGTTCTCAAGGGGTTTTTAGTCGTGGAAGATCCAAAGAAGGAGAAAATTTGCACTCTCGAGGACTTGACAAAATTGAAGAAGCTCAGAAAACTAAGCATCTTCACTGGCGTGGAAGCGTTTCCTGGTCCAAAAGATCTAAGTTCTTTCAGAAACTTTGAAGAGCTTGAGAAGCTTAAAATAGTTTGGGGAGGAAAGAAAGCAATCAAAGGCCAGCTAGTGACTGGCGAAACGAAATTTGGAGGAGGTGCAACTACAGGGGTATCTAGCCTAGAGACCAGCAAAGAAATTCCAAGAAAACTAAAAGTGATAGCTAAAAGCAAGAAGAGTTCCAGAAAGTCTGTAACGGAATTAGACAGTTCAAAATTAGGGCTTCCCCTGAAACTGCAGAAACTAGACCTTCAATGTTATCCTCTGGAATCAGCACCAGAGTGGCTGAAGCCTAAAAAATTGGAGGAGTTAAAAAAACTGTACATCAGAGGTGGGAAGCTCCGCGATCTCAATCTTACGAATGACAACTGGGAGGTTGAGCCTTGGAATGTAGAGACATTGCGTCTCAAATACCTGACAGGACTGGGGATGAACTGGACTGAACTGCTGGAACTGTTTCCAAGATTAGTTTACTTGGAGAAAGTGAGATGCACGAAGCTCACCTTATTCCCTTGCAATGACAAAGGAGTGTGGATCAACAAGGAAAAACATCCTAAGAAGGTACAAGAACAAGTATTAGCATCCTCAACCAGCACTGTCCCCTCGACTTAA